A DNA window from Staphylococcus warneri contains the following coding sequences:
- the ptsP gene encoding phosphoenolpyruvate--protein phosphotransferase, producing the protein MSKLINGIAASDGVAIAKAYLIVEPDLSFDSSETITDVEGETSKFNNAIEASKIELTKIRNNAEVQLGADKAAIFDAHLLVLDDPELIQPIQDKIKNDHVNAATALNEVTTQFITIFESMDNEYMKERAADIRDVSKRVLAHILGVELPNPSMIDESVVIIGNDLTPSDTAQLNKEFVQGFVTNIGGRTSHSAIMSRSLEIAAVVGTKSITKEVKQGDMIIVDGLTGDVIIDPTEDEVIAYQNKRERFFEDKQELQKLRDADTVTVDGVHAELAANIGTPNDLPGVIENGAQGIGLYRTEFLYMGRDQLPTEEEQFEAYKKVLETMDGKRVVVRTLDIGGDKELPYLDLPDEMNPFLGYRAIRLCLAQPDIFRPQLRALLRASVYGKLNIMFPMVATIKEFRDAKAMLLEEKENLQNEGYEVSEDIELGIMVEIPATAALADVFAKEVDFFSIGTNDLIQYTLAADRMSERVSYLYQPYNPSILRLVKQVIEASHKEGKWTGMCGEMAGDATAVPLLLGLGLDEFSMSPTSILKARRQINGLSKNEMSELANRAIHCATQEEVMELVNNISK; encoded by the coding sequence ATGTCTAAATTAATTAATGGTATTGCTGCATCTGATGGTGTAGCAATCGCTAAAGCTTACTTAATAGTTGAGCCAGATTTATCTTTTGATAGCAGTGAAACAATTACTGATGTCGAAGGTGAAACTAGCAAATTCAATAACGCTATCGAAGCATCTAAAATTGAATTAACTAAAATAAGAAATAATGCAGAAGTTCAATTAGGCGCTGATAAAGCTGCCATTTTTGATGCGCATTTACTTGTTTTAGATGATCCAGAATTAATTCAACCAATTCAAGATAAAATTAAAAATGATCATGTTAATGCAGCTACAGCATTAAATGAGGTTACAACTCAATTCATTACTATATTTGAATCAATGGATAATGAATACATGAAAGAACGTGCTGCAGACATTAGAGACGTATCTAAACGTGTGTTAGCACATATTCTTGGGGTTGAATTACCAAACCCAAGTATGATTGATGAAAGTGTTGTTATTATTGGTAATGACTTAACACCTTCTGATACTGCGCAGTTAAATAAAGAATTCGTTCAAGGGTTTGTTACAAATATTGGCGGTAGAACAAGTCACTCTGCGATTATGAGTCGTTCATTAGAAATCGCAGCAGTAGTTGGTACTAAATCAATCACTAAAGAAGTTAAACAAGGTGATATGATTATTGTTGATGGTTTAACTGGTGATGTTATCATCGATCCTACAGAAGATGAAGTTATCGCTTATCAAAATAAACGTGAACGTTTCTTTGAAGATAAACAAGAATTACAAAAATTACGTGATGCTGATACAGTAACTGTTGATGGTGTTCACGCAGAGTTAGCAGCTAATATTGGTACACCAAACGATTTACCAGGTGTCATTGAAAATGGTGCACAAGGTATTGGCTTATATCGTACTGAGTTCTTATACATGGGTAGAGATCAATTACCTACTGAAGAAGAACAATTTGAAGCATACAAAAAAGTATTAGAAACTATGGATGGTAAACGTGTTGTTGTTCGTACATTGGATATCGGTGGCGACAAAGAATTACCATATTTAGATTTACCAGACGAAATGAATCCATTCTTAGGATACAGAGCGATTCGTCTTTGCTTAGCTCAACCTGATATTTTCAGACCACAATTACGCGCGTTATTACGTGCATCAGTTTATGGTAAATTAAATATCATGTTCCCAATGGTAGCAACTATCAAGGAATTCCGTGATGCTAAAGCAATGTTATTAGAAGAAAAAGAAAATCTTCAAAATGAAGGTTATGAAGTTTCTGAAGATATTGAGTTAGGTATCATGGTTGAAATACCAGCGACAGCAGCATTAGCTGATGTATTTGCTAAAGAAGTAGATTTCTTTAGTATTGGTACAAATGACTTAATCCAATACACATTAGCAGCTGACCGTATGTCTGAACGTGTATCTTACTTATATCAACCATACAACCCTTCAATTTTACGCTTAGTAAAACAAGTCATTGAAGCTTCTCACAAAGAAGGTAAATGGACTGGTATGTGTGGTGAAATGGCAGGAGATGCTACTGCAGTACCATTACTATTAGGTTTAGGTCTAGATGAATTCTCAATGA
- a CDS encoding phosphocarrier protein HPr → MEQKSYVIIDETGIHARPATMLVQTASKFDSDIQLEYNGKKVNLKSIMGVMSLGVGKDAEITIYADGSDEADAIESISDVLSKEGLTK, encoded by the coding sequence ATGGAACAAAAATCATATGTAATTATCGACGAAACAGGAATCCACGCTCGCCCAGCTACAATGTTGGTACAAACAGCTTCAAAATTTGATTCAGATATTCAATTAGAATATAACGGTAAAAAAGTAAACTTAAAATCAATCATGGGTGTTATGAGTTTAGGTGTAGGTAAAGATGCTGAAATTACAATTTATGCTGACGGTAGCGATGAGGCAGATGCAATCGAATCTATCAGTGATGTCTTATCAAAAGAAGGTTTAACTAAGTAA
- a CDS encoding DUF697 domain-containing protein gives MSIRNKMTNRVTNTVGNKVLNIEEIKEKSNLPVTQNELQQRRAQAENLVKKKSLLSSGMSVVPIPGLDFGVDIKLMRDIISDVNKIYGLDHKQVNSLSDDVRERIMSAAAIQGSQFIGKKLTNALMKVVIRDVAKRTAAKQTKWFPFVGQAVSASISYYFMKRLGQDHIEKCEKVIKELL, from the coding sequence ATGAGCATAAGAAATAAAATGACGAACAGAGTCACAAATACAGTTGGTAATAAAGTATTAAATATTGAAGAAATCAAAGAAAAAAGTAATTTACCTGTGACTCAAAATGAGTTACAACAAAGACGTGCACAAGCAGAGAATCTCGTTAAGAAGAAATCTTTACTATCATCAGGAATGAGTGTAGTACCAATTCCTGGATTAGACTTTGGTGTTGATATAAAATTAATGAGAGATATCATTAGTGATGTCAATAAAATTTATGGACTAGATCATAAACAAGTCAATTCATTAAGTGATGACGTTAGAGAACGAATAATGTCTGCTGCAGCTATTCAAGGTAGTCAGTTTATTGGTAAAAAATTAACTAATGCACTGATGAAAGTAGTGATTAGAGATGTGGCAAAACGTACTGCAGCTAAACAAACTAAATGGTTCCCATTTGTAGGACAAGCAGTTTCAGCATCAATTAGTTATTACTTTATGAAAAGATTAGGTCAAGATCATATCGAAAAATGTGAAAAAGTCATCAAAGAGTTACTTTAA